In Polyodon spathula isolate WHYD16114869_AA chromosome 23, ASM1765450v1, whole genome shotgun sequence, the DNA window AAATGCATATGCAaaaccacaatttttttttttttttatagttttaaaaaaaagactcccTTATATACAAACAGATTAGATATTTTCACAGGTTCTCTTACTTATACTGGAATATTGTTAGAAAcggtaattaattattttctgcctCTACTCTGCAGGCCCCTGCCCGTGTGAGTCATCTGGCACCAAAACAGAGTTCTCCCTCTCGGACAAGATTAATATGAACCAGTGGAGTGTGGCGGTGTCCTCCCACTTGGGCAACACCGTGTCCCTGACCATCTACTCCCCGCCCGACGCCAGGATTGGTCGCTACTCGCTGACAATGAAGCAGGTTGGCAGCACCCGGCTCGGAGACTTCGTCCTGCTCTTTAACCCCTGGTGCCCAGGTAACATTCTATTCTAGTTTGGTAGAGGCTAGGCCTTTTTTAATTAGACAGTgcgtgttcattttaaaatgtgaaagcagGTTTAGTATCAGCTTATGCTGCTGGCAAAAGCGAATTAACAGGCAGTAGAGCATTTACAAAGTGAAGCGCCATCGGCTGCTGAAGATTACTGTGGATTGAGCCAAGAATGTTCTGATAACTTAACACTGACACCTCAGAACCCTCTCAGAATTATACTGGAAGCCAGTGGAAATTTGGTGGGCTGGATATGTGGGCAGTGTATTGTTAAAGATCTGACGTTTCAATAGGGCCGATTTCAGCAGGCCAGCCAGTAGAGCATTACTGTACATTAatcaacacagcacacacacacacacacagcacaaagcTTTCAGCAGAAACGTCACATGCTGTCTACTACCTCGCTTTCTGCTTTATTTTATCTACAGGTGATTCCGTGTACATGGAGAACGAGGAAGAGCTCAAAGAATACGTGTTGAGTCAGGATGGACTGATCTTCCGCGG includes these proteins:
- the LOC121297952 gene encoding protein-glutamine gamma-glutamyltransferase 6-like, with the protein product MNQWSVAVSSHLGNTVSLTIYSPPDARIGRYSLTMKQVGSTRLGDFVLLFNPWCPGDSVYMENEEELKEYVLSQDGLIFRGTEKHITHCAWNFGQVIGLESRV